aagcatgcagccaatttaGTCAGACTCGGTCAAAAACATGTGATCTGCATCcttattcaggggctatggctagagACAGGGCATCAGAAGGAAAGCcaggaaatctgcattgtttaaggctacttgcacaccaagacgttgcgttaggtgctacgttaaggtcgcataacgtgcacctaacacaacctatggtgctgcaagagccgacagagtgagccgcgttaggcggctcacttcctataatgtctcccagagtggcgctgattggccagcgggtccacgtgatgcggagcgagacactccgcatcacgtggtcccgccggccaatcagcgcccgccagtgcagtgaatattaagtagccatgtgcgcggctactgtagctggctctccccgcctcctctccgccccccactgcgcatgtgcaaacagtctaacgcggctatagccgctccaacgccgtagcatgctgcactttgcggagaacgtacagcgttacatgtaacgcaacgtgggctgtgtgaacagcccacttgtgttacattgctgtgcgttgggggagcgttacaggcgcactaacgtgcgcctgtaacgtcttggtgtgtaagcagcctaaaaggaaataaatatggcagcttccatatctcttctgatctgattttaaagcagacctgtagtggggggatatggaagctgacaatgTATTGCCTTTTAAAAGCAATGCTGCTGTCCTGCTTATCTTTTTGGCTTTAGTTGCTTCTGTACcacaaaggaagtaaatatggcagcctccatatccctctcactacaaggTCACTTGTAAGACAGGATGTACAAAGAAATGTTGATCTGTAAGCAAATACCTGCCTTTTTATGCGCAAGTTCCTAGTAATCTGCCTGAACTGTGTAAATAAATCTTTGCCTATTCATAAGAGATGCCCAGGCTTGGGTCAGAGTGTAACAAAGGCGTCTATTCACAGAGGGATGACATACGCCACCACACAGAGCAACCATGCTGGCAGCTGCAACTCCACTTATACAAATATTttcttaaaatcaataaaaaaaaaggccaaaTGAAGCCAACACAGATAAGTCCAAGTAAAGGATAAACAGGGGCTTAAATGCCAAGTATGCCATTTATAAGGATGCAATGGGTACGTTACTAGCACCGCAACGCATCTTTCCTCAGAGCAGCAACTCCAACTATAACCTTCTGGGGACCGCCgtaggttgaatcaacgtccagcaggtggtgataCAGTTCTGAcctgacgttgattcaacgtccacgCTAAAGAACCGTCCTGACGCGATTGTGCGCACCCGAGcgaggagattaagctgtcatatgacagctggcatctcccctcagtgatcagcagttatcgcgtatggctgctgatcactacaatcgccgtcggatcgtagtgatcactttgacagcagcggcggcaggggggggggggggggtgtaacgcTGGATTCCAGAAGGTGAAGAggacattaggatccagaggcttccccttcccaaggcaagtacccccaggggctgctttttttttcttttacagattccctttaagggcctgttcccacttaaccctcctggcggtaacctcgacctacactcggggtagcaGAAGAGGATTACAAGGCCCCGGGAGGAAttttctgaataaaaaaaaaaaaaaaaaaaaaaaaaaaaaaaaacaccacttgTTGTAAACctggtagctagcactaggctagctacctgtgcccCCCAAGTCCCTCTGCTCTGCTCCAATCCCCCCCAATCGCCACCGTTATATGTACCACCCCCGGGATCACGCGAtagcgcagcctctccaatcacctccaggcttcactatggggaggatcgggatggcgcatgacgtcatgttccgatcgtcaccatagcgacgactgaagccgATTGGGGAGGCTGCGGACTTCTTGAGGAGAAAGAAAAGACGCAGGACTGGTTGTAGGCAAACTGATGTCCATGTAGAAAACCGATTGAGACCAGATCTAGCAAATAgcgatcagatctgacaattcttAAATGTCTGCACAGAGGTTTAGACAAGGATTGCGATCTCACTCCCTACCTGACTGTAAAaatctttaaagcatacctgacccGATATGCTTAGATAAATATTGGTACATAGTGTACCAGTCCTACTAAGAACTTGTCTTCGGTCCCTTTTTATTGCGTTGCTTTATGCAAATTAGGCAGTTTTAATTAATCCcaggctctcctgaaaagtaaacaaaAGACTAACCAATTCTATGTGGCTGAGGAAACACTGCTGACAATATAATGCTAAGAAGGCTTGTGGTGAGGTTCCCCCTATCACCTATTCGCTCCCAAAAAAAATGTTCGGAGCTCTGATGAAAGCTAAATATTTTAACTTAATTATGgcatttaaagagactgaagcgagtataaatctcgcttcagagctcatagttagcaggtgcATGTTTGcatctgctaaaccgccgctaaacgggggtcccttcacccgcaAATGTTAGTCGTggaattggtcgttcctggaggcagggctaacggctgcagccctgtccagtcgtgtctatcagcggcgcatcgccgcctctcccccgcccctctcagtgaaggaagacagaggggtgggggagaggcagagatacgcgctgacagacgcgcgtcgggcagggctgcggcggttagccctgccccaaccaggaagaggggatgcgctgcacggaggggatttgggggtgaagggacccccgtttagcggcgagatagcggcgttttagcaggggcacgcatgcccctgctatctttgaggtctgaagcgagatttattctcaggggactgatagaagccccaggtaaataagatTTTATTTTCAAACACAATGGTAGACACACTGAACAAGTACAAGGGTTGAGTCAAAGAACGAGCACAATAGGAAAATCATGGATAGGAAAGTCATAGAACAAGCACAGCGGATGAGACACAGAACAAGCACAGCGGACGAGACACAGAACAAGCACAGCGGACGAGACACAGAACAAGCACAGCGGACGAGTCACAGAACAAGCACAGCGGACGAGTCACAGAACAAGCACAGCGGACGAGTCACAGAACAAGCACAGCGGACGAGTCACAGAACAAGCACAGCGGACGAGTCACAGAACAAGCACAGCGGACGAGTCACAGAACAAGCACAGCGGACGAGTCACAGAACAAGCACAGCGGACGAGTCACAGAACAAGCACAGCGGACGAGTCACAGAACAAGCACAGCGGACGAGTCACAGAACAAGCACAGCGGTCAAGCTCAATGGTTGGGTAACGATGTAGTGAAAGGATACTGCCTTTGACAAGTGTTGAGTCACAGTTGTAGTCCCAATCAATCTTGGTTACAAAATGAAAGAGTTTAGCCACATACCTGAAAAGAACGGAGTAGTAATAAGAGTGCTTATAGTACATCTTTCATTATTAAAAGCATTCATTATACTGTATTTGTGCAGCATAGTCACAATTAAAGAAAAACACGTTTGTAAAGCATCTAGAAACAAAGAAGCAAATTCAAACACACATATCACATCTTAAGGAGAAAGAAAAGATGCAGGACTGGTTGTAGGCAAACTGATGTCCATGTAGAAAACCGCTTGAGACCAGATCTAGCAAATAgcgatcagatctgacaattcttAAATGTCTGCACAGAGGTTTAGACAAGGACTGCGATCTCGCTCCCTATCTGACTGCGAAAATCTTTGAAGCGTACCTGAAACTATATGCTTAGATAAATATTGGTACATAGTTTACCAGTCTTACTAACAACTTGTCTTAGGTCCCATTTTATTCCATTGCTTTATGCAAATTAGACAGTTTAATTCAGCCCAGGCTCTCCTGAAAGGTAAACAAAAGACAAACAACTTCTATTTGGCTGAGGAAATACTGCTGACAACATAATGCTGAGAAATTCAAAAGGCTATTATTGCCTTTGATCCTGCATCTGAATGAAGCCTATTTTAagtcacactgacatggctgctgtttcATCTTTAATTTGCCCCACTACACCTTAATCCATCTTTTGCTGTACTAGAGTTCTGGGATGTGAATATGGGTTGAAACTGCATCCCAAAACCTGATGGACAGATAGTTCAAGACTCAAATTGAGTAGAATTGGTGGCATCGGCTATAAAATCACTACCATCAAAGTGAATAACCGTGATGGTGATCAATAACGCTTGAGGTGTGGTGCATTTCACCTTAGATGTATGTGCGTGTCTAAGGAAACCAGCTGTGTGATCAGCATGTAATATGCTGAAGTCAGATGACTGTTACCAAGACAGGAAAGGTAGGGAGGATAAAAGTCCCCAAATGGGACTCAGAGAGCAATAAAAACCTGGCAGAGGTTCATTTCCTCCCCCGAGCTCTCCACATTGAGAAGAATGAATAGTGTGAAGTCCCAGTGTTGTAATGACAGCACTCACAATGCTGAAGGGATCACTACAGTGGTATCTTCCTGAGCCTCTCTCTCCACGGCTCCAATCTCTTCTTCCAGAAACTTTAGGTCTTCAATTTCTTTTTGGAGAAATGTTAATGATGTATAGGAAAAATACAAGTCACAAActgggcacaaaaaaaaaaaaaaaaaaaaaaaccactttagGAAGTATGAAAAAAGTCACAGCCCCAATCTTATAAGGAGATAATCTACATATTGTACACACTTTAGATTTCAGGAAGGAACATTTTGACTGAGAAAAATCTCTCTGGGTGCATATTAACcccctcgctacatgatagccgctgacaagcggcatcccctaagcaggaaatcccgttcagaacgggatttcctgctgggcttccccggtcgccatggcgaccaagcGGGATGACGTcgtggacgtcagagggaatcccgatccaccccttagcgctgcctggcactgattggccaggctgcgcaaggggtctggaggggggggggggggggggggaggggcggcgaggcgggtagcggcgaatcggcagcgatcggaaactgcacgcagctagcaaagtgctagctgcgtgcagtaaaaaaataaaataaataaaaaacaaacaaaaaaaaaaaattgaaaaaaaaaaaaaaaaaaaatcgcctcagcggggcctgagaaatactcctacgcaggttaccccaagctgagctctgaataaccggcaaggaggttaaaaatccAAAGGCCAATTTTCTGTACAAACACTCCCTGACCTTTCCTTTGCCACTGTCAATCATTCTCTGCTTCTCCAGACACTCATCACTGGGTGTCAAGAGCCTAGCATATTCTTGGACTTGTTCCTACCTGTCTGGGTGTTCTTTCACTCTCTCCTACTCCAATACCAACTACTCCCCACACCTGCTGTCTGCTGGTGTACCATAAGGCTCTGACCTTGGTCCTCTTCTCTCTATATACTCATGGCCCGGGACAACTAAatgctcttttggcttccagtatcaaccCTATGCTGGACACCAAAATATGTctttcagctcctgacctgtctaTACTTTTATCTCGTGTCCCTGGCTGTTTGTCTGcggtttctgcattcatgtcattCAGTTCCCTCAAACTTAAAGTGAATAAAattaatatttcctctccctacccagtgttctccccagggtcttttagccgggtgctccacccggctagttttggtgaccacccggctgtcatcggctcacctcctccgatGCTGTaaccagagttgctcacagaagcactggtcGTGCATTCTCATTTCACGCCACCTGGCTaccatttcatgccacccggctggaaaaaaattctgggaagaacactgctaCCTATATTTATCATTAATGTAGAAAACTCCCCGTCCGTCATGCTCCAAGCCTAGAAATTTTCAAACGAACCCTCAAGACACAACTCTACAGACAAGCTTATAAAGTTGATATCTAGCTAGAATttaaggctcactgcctcatctgttAACCTCTTAGGCTACTCTCCAAGTGTCTCCAAGCCACTACCCTCcagaacagtgctgtccaactggtggcCCATATCTGGCCCGCCGAGCCTCCTGCTGCGGCCCGTCTGCCACTAGCTGTGTGTCTGCCGTgtgcatctccccccccccccccccccccccaagttctcGGAAAGCAGAGCACTTGTCACAGCAGTCCTTTTGACCTAAACATTTTACCCCACTATTGGTACCCTATTTATTGTGGATGGCACACCACCATgtagtctggaaaaaaaaaaaaaatttggcccACTTCCTTATACCACATATTTAAAAATGCTAGTTACACCAGCGATACACTAAGGCCTGAGACGCACTGTGagggctttctgagagcttttctgaccatcagcgctgaatttttttttaattttttttttaaactatcgtTGACTTGCATCAAAGATTTTTTGGAAAAATCGTAATTGTGGCAATTTTAGATCAATGggagagtttttaaaaaaaaaacacttagacATCGCTGATGGTTAGAAAAGCTCTCAAAAAAGCAATCACTGTGTGTCTACAGCCTTAGTGGGATAAACATTGTGATTATATTGCCTAGTgcacacgctagatgaaactcagccaAGATACTAAAATGTGTACAGCAGCACCATTATCCCCTGCATAGCAAAATAAAgtgtcgctagcctgcaggctactaACGAGTATGTACAGCCTCAGGCCTGATCATGTCCCGATCTCTGATGAGCAAAATGCCTTGTAAGCGTGTGTCTAGAAGGCTTTAGTTTAGATtgcttctgttctgtctcattcTACCCTTCCTTGCTTGCTTCTACTAGCAGTCAATATTAGCAGGCTTCCTGCACTGTTCACTTGTGTAAACAGGTTTTCTGAGATGGGGGTAGCGAGTgaggcctcattaggatccagaggcttccctctccttaggtaggtaTTTAATTTTATACCTGAGCTTCAGCTCAACTATACTtttaaattgtgtattttaaaaaacttttgctaAAAATTTAACCAAGACATCGTTTTGGCTTCTTTTTGTACCCAATAAGTGTACTTCCCGACCTAATCCTGCCATTCAGTAGCCCCTCAtcctgccccccaggtaaatGCAGCTATTTCCTTCCAGAAGGTAGAGGCCATTGCACTCACATATTACTGTACATCTGCCCATTTATGCACTCCCAAAACTTCTGCATTGCTCTCAGCAGCTGTGTGCATCACCATGGAAACATCATGGTACTTCTTCCTTGCTGCCAGAGTGCATTAGATTTAAACAGTGAGGGAGTCCTTTACATTTCAAAGGGGGCacaactgtgtgacatcatgtcagATTTAGCCTACAGAATCATATATAAGTCTGTatgtgattcaaaacttcttattgtacggttctgatccagttctgtataatacctgaagaagaaacttaggcctctattcatcattgtctttgcgataactttttccagttcgttaaattaccgaattctaagtttatcgatttctagttgtgttcatcaaggtttttctacATTCGGTTTGACtttgataaaatatcgataacaatgctGTAacatgtcgatatttccattttacagcggtaatttaacacaaggccacaagattcccatggaattgtgggtaaacaggcagtcctttgaacaccacattGCAACATTCAGAattgggcttaacacctggaccaggattctggaagtggcttgggacaatcccaattttaccagctacggcttgataggagccttttctgaaaaaatgtagtgcagctagcaatttggttaaccctggcactgcctgtgttctcttacaagatgattcaagagaaatgcagatgtcctggtatagcaaatagatccattctcttgcaaattgatatggttcaagaccttattcttgcccttctgcgcttttgaatcactctcagctgatacataaccacttcaaatggctccatcttctctgtcagcaatgatctgacaggaataacgacagagcagtgaaggagataactaatcctaaatgtaacgctaaaccacgcacaCTTTCATTTTAATTAATTGCCCTTTCTttcgttttatcgcatcattaccgaatgctcgctaacagataactttgatgaatcccaaaatcaacttatcgagttcggtattttaccgagctgtcggtaattgattcgataagtcttgatgaatcgaggcctcaaTGTTTAGAAAGCTTGCTATAAGCCCTGTaccgttagtcattaaaggtatcaccggaacgtatgttggtttgatgtctgcatttctgaacCTGGAATAAAAGCGTTGCTGCCAATTATATTTTTTGAGAACACGATTAGTGATACCCTATTATAGCACATAAATTTTCACTATACTATTACTGTTGCTCTGCTACTGAAGGATATTTTATGTCAGTTTCTGTGGCGGAGTTCTTCTCACAGACTCTCTGCAACTCCTGCTCAATTTTCTGAAGTTTGGatgacactttctgcttgctttcTTCTGTTTCCAGGagcgtttgggcaaccttttctTCCACAGACAGAACATCTGAAAAGATGGTCATAAACAGGATGTggttttaaaattaaaataaagcaCTAAACATTGCTAAAACGTATTCTAACTGATACTAATGGACAGCAATGAACAATGACTGTATTCACTCGCAGCAAAGTCAACTTGAAGAGCAAGAGGACACCCCTTTACAAGCTAGACATCTAAACTAGGAAAAATGCATAGTCTCACATATAAAGCTACACACCTGATATCTGATCATTACTTTTTAGGCAACAGTTTAGGATAGAACACTGTACAGTTTGCACTGAGAGGAAAGCGGTCAATGAGGGCCGTCTGTCCAGTCACATTGCTAAAAGGGAGGTCGGAGACATCAGGGAGACCTGTATACACTACATTTTTGTCCGAAACAATCAGGAGTAATAATTTCAGCTAAAAGGAGTCTAaactgtgtatgtagcttaaagcaACTATATAGGagcattaacctcttgccgaccgcgtcacgccagtaggcgtggctgcggcggcagccccaggaccgcctaacgccaattggcgtaaagtcctggggctctgttttgcaggagatcgcgcgcaagcatctcctgcttggggggcggagctccgccccgccttcagtctccgagcggctattgccgctcgggagactgttagacggcgtgatcgccgtctatttactctgtgcagcgctgcgatcagcagcagcgctgcactggggacagccgtgtgacacggctgtccccctggggggacaagagagcgatcggctctcataggcagaagcctatgacagccgatcgccgtaattggccggctgtggggagggaaggaagggatttaaaggaagaggggtttttttttcaaaatacggcaacaataatatttattaaacaaaaaataaacatggggggggagcgagcagaccccaccaacagagagctctgttggtggggagaaaagggggggggggggggggaaatcacttgtgtgctgtgttgtgcggccctgcagcttggccttaaagctgcagtggccttttaaactaaaaattgcctggtcactagggggggcttagccctgcagtcctcaagagctaaaaaaaaaaaaaaaaaaaaagtcaaatacctATAGAGAGCTCTGGATGCTATAGAGCAGACATGTTCAAAGTCTGGcaggggccaaatgtggcccgctgAGTCTTTTCTGCTGATGCCCAAAGCTCACTACCAGTTAATTCCATGCAGCCCGCAAGCTGTAGCTGCGGTGTCACATGCAGGGACCACCTTGTTTTACCATCGTCCTCCCCCTTtgcagcagtaacaggcactgattagcaactgccactgtgccagcagcagtaccagccgctgactagcagcagccactatgcgaacagcagtaacaggcactgattagcaactgccactgtgccagcagcagtaacagccactgattagcagcagccactaggccagcagcagtaacagacacggattagcagccgccactgtgacagcagcagccactgattagcagctgccactgtgctaactgtaCATGGTATTCGGGTTATTTCCCTTGGAAATTTGTTATTTGACAAAAtatcacaggcatagtgtacctaaggCAATCAGCAAACATTGTGTTTAATTTTGTTAGATCGGCCCCCTATCACTATCAAGAATGGTGATATGGCCCTTGGTCTAAAGAGTTTTcagacccctgctatagagccttccctgtcctttcTTGTTAGAATGGttccagagctgtcccctgttcaaatgaATCACCTCAGAAGCATTCAGGTTCTTagataaatatgtgttttttgtttgtttgtttgtttttaaatacattttagccttgggttctctttaaagcagggctgtggagtcggtccaaaaatccaccgactcctcagtttaggattccaccgactccacgactccgactcctctaatttgcatattacaattttgttgcttAAAAGTatttaacatgaaatttgtctcttaaagagaaactccaaccaagaattgaactttttcccaatcagtagctgataccccattttacatgagaaagacaatgattttcacaaacagaccatcagggggcgctgtgtgactgattttgtgctgaaacccctcccacaagaggctctgaataccgcggtactgctggcaaactgccacaatgtaacaatgttcagagacaggaaatagctgttattagctgtctctaacagacagagcagctagaaacagctaaataacctgcccacagtaacaatgtcaccatgtaataaatgtcagaatgtgaatctgggagaggaaagattttacaatgagcaaacactgactaaatcatttatacataattatggtaaaaaatgaagcactttttttactacattattttcactggagttcctctttaactgccaacgattaggaattttacaagacaactgaagtgagaaggatatgtagactactatatttattccctttagactaaaactagtccttggtaagagtacttgtaaaaggtacaaaccggaacaaagaacatctatcaggctataggcaatgtaagtgtgggtacatgtaagaatgatgtgcaggtactctgcaggggaatgaggggattcttcttctattacacattcttcatgtacaatctgaacatggatcaggccctagacaatgtgactgtgggtacatgtaagagtgatgtgcaggtactctgcaggggaatgaggagattcttcctctattacacattcttcatgcacaatctgaacaaggtttatgggtgacagacaacacctctgtgttcaatgtgcacagcattctcagtggattccctgcagctctgtggggagtgcatatgtagagtatagtactactgtgtaacaaagtaaacctgagagatgaaattaaagttttatacatacctggggcttcctccagccgccttcaggataatcagtccctcgttgtcctcctccaccacctggatcttttgctatgggtccaggtacttgagccagtctggtttagtgcgcatgcacacacttcgccgccaggagcatactacacctgtgcagcactattgcgcaggtgcagaatgttcctggctgtgggagcggcatgcggccagacagcgctgactggctgaattaccaggactcatagcagaagatccgggtggtggaggacagcgaggcactgattagcctaaagggggctggaggaagccccaggtatgtataaaactttacttttcatccgtctcaggtaccctttaatttgtagtcaccaaaccaaattttaacaacatatcaaattatttgatttcatcagcaaagagagtgcatacatttgcataaatcagcatcagtgcagaattatttccatctcattgaccatctgtattagtgacacagctacacatcaggctttattcttacagcatagatgttatttagtatatataagagattcctgtgtacacatcatatatacagtcacaatcagatatgtatatctgaccttaaaaataccgagactgctttattgaagcagcccaagtaactaattttgattggtttatttcatttttgtggactaagctat
This DNA window, taken from Hyperolius riggenbachi isolate aHypRig1 chromosome 3, aHypRig1.pri, whole genome shotgun sequence, encodes the following:
- the SPC24 gene encoding kinetochore protein Spc24 isoform X1, encoding MVTVVNLFICPPTPQGKMFHEQQGCMDVIQEMVKFLLLDNAAAPLKKSLDWQEAMIDSLMDAEIQTSDLIRDVLSVEEKVAQTLLETEESKQKVSSKLQKIEQELQRVCEKNSATETDIKFLQKEIEDLKFLEEEIGAVEREAQEDTTVVIPSALYVAKLFHFVTKIDWDYNCDSTLVKGIHHGGEVAQPICIDSTQHSRIFICDHLWSLLSTEW
- the SPC24 gene encoding kinetochore protein Spc24 isoform X2; translation: MSDLFICPPTPQGKMFHEQQGCMDVIQEMVKFLLLDNAAAPLKKSLDWQEAMIDSLMDAEIQTSDLIRDVLSVEEKVAQTLLETEESKQKVSSKLQKIEQELQRVCEKNSATETDIKFLQKEIEDLKFLEEEIGAVEREAQEDTTVVIPSALYVAKLFHFVTKIDWDYNCDSTLVKGIHHGGEVAQPICIDSTQHSRIFICDHLWSLLSTEW
- the SPC24 gene encoding kinetochore protein Spc24 isoform X3 — its product is MFHEQQGCMDVIQEMVKFLLLDNAAAPLKKSLDWQEAMIDSLMDAEIQTSDLIRDVLSVEEKVAQTLLETEESKQKVSSKLQKIEQELQRVCEKNSATETDIKFLQKEIEDLKFLEEEIGAVEREAQEDTTVVIPSALYVAKLFHFVTKIDWDYNCDSTLVKGIHHGGEVAQPICIDSTQHSRIFICDHLWSLLSTEW